Proteins from one Syntrophorhabdus sp. genomic window:
- a CDS encoding GAF domain-containing sensor histidine kinase, producing MPEKNPEDDFKMGSPEPPGEQLLVCERALGTSERKLSSMLELGRLIGLDLNLDDMLIQIASKAKEVLEADRFNLLLYDPKTDELWTKMVFEIEGREFRTPSHVGLAGYAFHTGQTVNVEDAHEDPRFFRYIEEAIGYTTKSMLCMPFFSRSGAALGVMQLINKREGRFTAEDEALLRMFTNHASVFIEIAQLQKERMDTLEESRRELARLNKAKGKALDHLSHELKTPLALIQGYLRILKRKISREPQGASVLGYFDILKHYMTRLFEVQKESEKIILAYREMEEENLVDELENLWKRIEGMDIPVDTREHWQTLKECVANYIPPDSRSESMFLLYPVAQKAIADSRANAPHRDIEFRLSGDEEASIFMDVVVVRDMMVGLLKNAVENTPDGGLVEVSVTTDERSVTVAVRDYGIGITEQNKDHVFEGFFHTQDTDLYGSKNAYDFGAGGKGLDLFQMKVYGRRFGFDISMKSSRCVHIPTDRDLCPGRISECRFVSRRQDCLETGGTTFYLTFPAAKEYLKTSTRDESTP from the coding sequence GTGCCCGAAAAAAACCCGGAAGACGACTTCAAGATGGGGTCCCCGGAACCGCCCGGAGAACAGCTCCTTGTCTGTGAACGGGCCCTCGGCACCTCGGAGCGAAAGCTCTCGTCCATGCTCGAGCTCGGGCGCCTCATCGGCCTCGACCTCAACCTCGACGACATGCTCATCCAGATAGCTTCGAAGGCCAAGGAGGTCCTTGAAGCAGACAGGTTCAACCTCCTTCTTTACGACCCGAAAACGGATGAGCTCTGGACAAAGATGGTCTTCGAGATCGAAGGCAGGGAGTTCCGCACGCCATCCCACGTCGGACTCGCGGGGTACGCCTTCCACACGGGACAGACCGTCAATGTCGAGGATGCGCACGAGGACCCCCGCTTCTTCCGCTACATCGAAGAGGCCATAGGCTACACAACGAAGAGCATGCTCTGCATGCCTTTCTTCTCGAGGTCCGGCGCCGCTCTCGGGGTCATGCAGCTCATCAACAAGCGCGAGGGAAGGTTTACCGCCGAGGATGAGGCGCTCCTCCGGATGTTCACCAACCACGCCTCGGTCTTTATCGAGATCGCCCAGCTCCAGAAGGAGCGTATGGACACCCTGGAAGAGTCACGCAGGGAACTTGCGCGTCTCAACAAGGCAAAGGGCAAGGCCCTCGATCACCTCTCCCACGAGCTGAAGACACCCCTTGCCCTCATCCAGGGGTATCTGCGCATCCTGAAGAGGAAGATATCCAGAGAACCCCAGGGGGCCTCGGTGCTGGGGTATTTCGATATCCTCAAGCATTACATGACGCGCCTTTTCGAGGTGCAGAAGGAATCTGAGAAGATCATCCTCGCCTATCGCGAGATGGAGGAGGAAAACCTCGTCGACGAACTCGAGAACCTCTGGAAGAGGATCGAAGGCATGGACATCCCCGTCGACACCAGGGAACACTGGCAGACCCTCAAGGAATGCGTCGCCAACTACATCCCTCCCGACAGCAGATCGGAAAGCATGTTCCTCCTCTACCCCGTGGCTCAAAAGGCCATAGCAGACTCCCGGGCCAACGCGCCCCACCGCGATATCGAATTCCGCCTGAGCGGAGACGAGGAGGCCTCCATATTCATGGACGTCGTCGTGGTGCGGGACATGATGGTTGGGCTTCTCAAGAACGCCGTGGAGAACACGCCTGACGGGGGCCTCGTCGAGGTATCCGTTACAACGGACGAAAGGAGCGTCACCGTTGCCGTCAGGGATTACGGCATTGGGATCACCGAACAGAACAAGGATCACGTATTCGAAGGCTTTTTCCACACCCAGGACACCGACCTGTACGGTTCGAAGAACGCATACGACTTCGGAGCCGGCGGCAAAGGACTCGACCTCTTCCAGATGAAGGTGTACGGGCGGCGTTTCGGCTTCGACATCTCGATGAAGAGCTCCCGCTGTGTTCACATCCCCACCGACAGGGACCTGTGTCCCGGGAGGATCTCCGAGTGCCGCTTCGTCTCGCGCCGGCAGGACTGCCTGGAAACCGGCGGAACTACTTTTTATTTGACTTTTCCCGCTGCGAAAGAATATCTTAAGACCAGTACTAGGGACGAGTCAACTCCTTAA